One window from the genome of Mauremys mutica isolate MM-2020 ecotype Southern chromosome 4, ASM2049712v1, whole genome shotgun sequence encodes:
- the ANKRD9 gene encoding ankyrin repeat domain-containing protein 9 — MPWNVKWLNSYSSHNSQSQKQCKKSSFAFYQAVRDLLPVWLLEDIRTMEAFHWEEGGKVSTYSPSEALLYALVHNHQPYAQYLLNKFPQSALAIPSQNFSCCQSSAPHLAMAVRYNRTHILFRILKAIRGFPERERASYLDRRGCSRVEGSKTVLHVACELLRPECLLLVLGHGASPCLCDCNGNTPLDILLQQISQTPAVNMCTKLLLLDSLFLFMPQELQFSMKQQLLDNHQPWQDRLGENRFQWLAGLTPTSLFITAMRVLIRSIPPEQFPEALENLPLPQFLKPLGLKLKN, encoded by the coding sequence ATGCCTTGGAACGTCAAATGGCTGAACAGCTACAGCAGCCACAATTCCCAGTCCCAAAAGCAATGTAAGAAATCCTCCTTCGCCTTTTACCAGGcagtgagggacctgctgcctgtGTGGCTTCTGGAGGACATAAGAACAATGGAGGCCTTTCACTGGGAGGAAGGCGGAAAGGTGAGCACCTATTCTCCCTCTGAGGCTCTTCTCTATGCCCTGGTGCACAATCACCAACCTTATGCTCAGTACCTACTGAATAAGTTTCCTCAGAGCGCCCTGGCCATACCCAGCCAAAACTTCAGCTGCTGCCAGTCATCAGCTCCTCACCTGGCCATGGCCGTTCGCTACAACCGGACCCACATCCTCTTCAGAATACTGAAAGCCATCAGAGgctttccagagagagagagagccagctACTTGGACCGCAGGGGATGCAGTCGCGTGGAAGGCAGCAAAACTGTCTTGCATGTGGCCTGTGAACTGTTGAGACCCGAATGTTTGCTTCTAGTGCTGGGTCATGGGGCATCCCCCTGCTTATGTGACTGCAATGGGAATACCCCTTTGGACATCTTGCTCCAGCAGATTTCTCAGACCCCAGCGGTTAACATGTGCACCAAGCTCCTCTTGCTAGACTCCCTTTTCCTCTTCATGCCTCAGGAACTCCAGTTTTCAATGAAACAGCAACTGCTGGACAATCACCAGCCCTGGCAGGATCGTTTGGGAGAGAACAGATTCCAGTGGCTGGCAGGTTTAACTCCTACATCTCTGTTCATCACGGCTATGCGTGTCTTAATCAGGAGCATTCCACCTGAACAATTCCCAGAGGCACTGGAAAATCTGCCTTTGCCACAGTTTCTGAAGCCTTTAGGCTTGAAATTGAAGAACTAG